A genome region from Paradevosia shaoguanensis includes the following:
- a CDS encoding carbohydrate ABC transporter permease, with the protein MERRAFYRNGWLPWLLLAPQLILVLVFFYWPTSQALYWAFTLEQAWGGGNTWVGFDNFLAIFADNKYWATVGRSAFYAIAATGLSMAVALILAMFADRALSGTKLFQSVFVWPYAIAAPAAGVAFRFIFSPEAGLIGAVNQIWPGIWDPSTVGWHALAMVIICHAWLGIGYNFIFFLAALQMVPRSLSEAGAMDGARPFRRMLDLQLPLIAPTVFFLLIMNIISSFTDSFGLIDVMTEGGPIGATEVMVYKIYFDGFKGLDYSGAAAQSIVLMLLVISLTFVQFKWVERRVHYN; encoded by the coding sequence ATGGAACGACGCGCATTTTACCGGAACGGCTGGCTGCCGTGGCTCCTCCTGGCGCCCCAGCTCATCCTGGTCCTGGTCTTCTTTTACTGGCCCACGTCACAGGCCCTCTACTGGGCCTTCACGCTTGAACAGGCGTGGGGCGGCGGCAACACCTGGGTGGGGTTCGACAACTTCCTCGCCATCTTTGCCGACAACAAATACTGGGCGACCGTGGGCCGCAGCGCCTTCTACGCCATCGCAGCGACAGGCCTTTCCATGGCCGTGGCGCTGATCCTGGCCATGTTCGCCGACCGGGCCCTGAGCGGCACCAAGCTCTTCCAGTCGGTCTTCGTCTGGCCCTATGCGATCGCCGCCCCCGCGGCCGGCGTCGCCTTCCGCTTCATCTTCTCGCCCGAGGCCGGGCTGATCGGCGCGGTCAACCAGATATGGCCCGGTATCTGGGACCCTTCCACGGTCGGCTGGCATGCCCTCGCCATGGTCATCATCTGCCATGCCTGGCTCGGCATCGGCTATAACTTCATCTTCTTCCTCGCCGCACTCCAGATGGTGCCGCGCTCGCTTTCGGAAGCCGGGGCCATGGATGGCGCCCGCCCGTTCCGCCGCATGCTCGACCTGCAGCTGCCCCTGATCGCGCCGACCGTGTTCTTCCTGCTGATCATGAACATCATCTCGAGCTTCACCGACAGCTTCGGGCTCATCGACGTCATGACCGAAGGCGGGCCGATCGGGGCCACCGAAGTCATGGTCTACAAGATCTACTTCGACGGCTTCAAAGGCCTCGACTACTCGGGCGCCGCCGCCCAGTCGATCGTCCTCATGCTCCTTGTCATCTCGCTGACCTTCGTCCAGTTCAAATGGGTCGAACGGCGCGTCCACTACAATTGA
- a CDS encoding extracellular solute-binding protein yields MKSNLLLGAAMTVGAIALTSAPSMAATKFEFWYGLSGDLSERIQDMCKDFNASQADYEIVCVSQDNYESNLQNTIAAFRANKQPTIAQISDGGVVDLMLSGAYVPVRQLMEENGYKIDWSNYFSGIASYFSTSTGELLAMPFNNSTAVFYYNTDALKAVGFDGAPQTWEQVEDIARKLKAAGYECPIAFDPTGQWQWWEEFSAVHNQPIATKGNGFGGLDAEVAFNKGKFVDQLAWYKKMYDEGLLVNKSKAAGETANDSFVNAHCQMSSSSIADHGFIGKQAKEGMHWDVTMLPVWEGTERTNSFVGGAALWTLKGKSAEEYKGAAAFYNFIATPKQAEWWSTVTGYIPVTNTGYQAMVDKGFYSAAPYKGRELAIKSLTFTPPTEYTRGVRLGNFGAVRKEVQDAIQAVLFENKPVQQALDEAAERSNAILRKFEKTYPGATLP; encoded by the coding sequence ATGAAGAGCAATCTGCTGCTCGGCGCAGCAATGACGGTCGGCGCCATCGCGCTTACAAGCGCGCCCAGCATGGCCGCTACCAAGTTCGAATTCTGGTACGGCCTTTCCGGCGACCTGAGCGAACGCATCCAGGACATGTGCAAGGATTTCAACGCGTCCCAGGCGGACTATGAAATCGTGTGCGTCAGCCAGGACAATTACGAGAGCAATCTCCAGAACACCATCGCGGCCTTCCGCGCCAACAAGCAGCCGACCATCGCGCAGATCAGCGACGGCGGCGTCGTCGACCTGATGCTCTCGGGCGCCTATGTCCCCGTGCGCCAGCTGATGGAAGAGAACGGCTACAAGATCGACTGGTCGAACTATTTCTCGGGCATCGCCTCGTACTTCTCGACCTCGACGGGCGAGCTGCTCGCCATGCCGTTCAACAATTCGACGGCCGTGTTCTACTACAACACCGATGCCCTCAAGGCCGTTGGCTTCGATGGCGCGCCGCAGACCTGGGAACAGGTCGAGGATATCGCCCGCAAGCTCAAGGCCGCCGGCTACGAATGCCCGATCGCGTTCGATCCGACCGGTCAGTGGCAGTGGTGGGAAGAGTTCTCCGCCGTCCACAACCAGCCGATCGCCACCAAGGGCAACGGCTTCGGTGGCCTGGATGCGGAAGTTGCCTTCAACAAGGGCAAGTTCGTCGACCAGCTCGCCTGGTACAAGAAGATGTATGACGAAGGTCTGCTCGTGAACAAGAGCAAGGCCGCTGGCGAAACCGCCAACGATTCCTTCGTGAACGCCCATTGCCAGATGAGCTCGTCCTCGATCGCCGACCACGGCTTCATCGGCAAGCAGGCCAAGGAAGGCATGCACTGGGACGTGACCATGCTCCCGGTCTGGGAAGGCACCGAGCGCACCAATTCCTTCGTGGGTGGCGCAGCTCTCTGGACCCTCAAGGGCAAGTCGGCTGAAGAGTACAAGGGCGCTGCCGCCTTCTACAACTTCATCGCCACGCCCAAGCAGGCCGAATGGTGGTCCACCGTTACCGGCTACATCCCGGTGACCAACACGGGCTACCAGGCCATGGTCGACAAGGGCTTCTACTCCGCCGCCCCCTACAAGGGCCGCGAGCTCGCCATCAAGAGCCTGACCTTTACCCCGCCGACCGAATACACCCGCGGCGTCCGTCTCGGTAACTTCGGCGCCGTGCGCAAGGAAGTCCAGGACGCCATCCAGGCCGTTCTCTTCGAGAACAAGCCGGTGCAGCAGGCCCTCGACGAGGCCGCGGAACGCTCGAACGCCATCCTGCGCAAGTTCGAGAAGACCTATCCGGGCGCCACGCTCCCCTGA
- a CDS encoding extracellular solute-binding protein: MKAFVSIAGFALVALMSVPAMAQAQHGPWMKSVSMMGEPKYKDGFAHFNYVNPDAPKGGTVRLSTEGGFDTFNPILPMGEPAAGIGLVYETLMTPSSDEVFTKYGLLAEAIAFPADYSSVSFKLNPKAKWQDGEPVTADDVVWSFNKLIELNPTRQQYYANVKSAEITGDGEVTFTFDKAGNRELPLIMSEIPILPKHWWEGKDANGKQRDISASTLETPMGSGPYKVKSFVPGRTLTFERDPNYWAATEPVNVGQDNFDQIRYEYFRDTDVEFEAFKGDQFDWWAENRAKRWATAYDFPAVKDGRVVLEKFENDSRDNGVMVGFIYNLRQEKFKDQRVREALNYAFDFEELNRTLFYNEYSRVNSFFYGSELASSSDLPTGKELEILESVKDKIPASVFTTPYKSPVGGDSTKLRANLREALRLLGEAGYKLDGNRLVDANGQQLTFEILLNGPTIQPVASSFINNLRSIGVDATVRSVDSPQFINRLRSYDYDMVYMAWGQTLSPGNEQRFFWGSEAANQQGSQNYSGISDPGVDALIDKIIFATDRETLVAATHALDRVLLAHSIVVPSYASLTSRIARWDRFSHPDNLPEYSVGFPSVWWYDEAKAARVGAAN, from the coding sequence ATGAAGGCCTTCGTCTCGATAGCCGGCTTTGCGCTCGTAGCACTGATGAGCGTCCCGGCCATGGCGCAAGCGCAGCATGGTCCGTGGATGAAATCCGTCTCGATGATGGGCGAGCCCAAATACAAGGACGGCTTTGCTCATTTCAACTACGTCAATCCCGATGCGCCCAAGGGCGGCACGGTGCGCCTCTCGACCGAAGGCGGCTTCGATACCTTCAACCCCATCCTGCCGATGGGTGAGCCTGCCGCTGGCATCGGCCTCGTGTACGAGACGCTGATGACGCCCTCGTCCGACGAGGTTTTCACCAAATACGGCCTCCTCGCTGAAGCCATCGCCTTCCCGGCCGACTACTCCTCGGTGTCCTTCAAGCTCAACCCGAAGGCCAAGTGGCAGGACGGCGAGCCGGTAACGGCCGACGACGTCGTCTGGTCATTCAACAAGCTCATCGAGCTCAACCCGACGCGACAGCAATATTATGCCAACGTCAAGAGCGCCGAGATCACCGGCGACGGCGAGGTGACCTTCACTTTCGACAAGGCCGGCAACCGCGAACTCCCTCTCATCATGAGCGAAATCCCGATCCTTCCCAAGCATTGGTGGGAGGGCAAGGACGCCAACGGCAAGCAGCGCGACATCAGCGCTTCGACCCTGGAGACGCCCATGGGATCAGGCCCCTACAAGGTCAAATCCTTCGTCCCCGGGCGCACCCTCACCTTCGAGCGCGATCCCAATTACTGGGCGGCGACCGAGCCGGTGAATGTCGGCCAGGATAATTTCGACCAGATCCGCTACGAATATTTCCGTGACACCGATGTCGAGTTCGAAGCCTTCAAGGGTGACCAGTTCGACTGGTGGGCCGAAAACCGCGCCAAGCGCTGGGCCACCGCCTACGACTTCCCTGCCGTCAAGGATGGCCGCGTCGTCCTCGAAAAATTCGAGAACGACAGTCGCGACAACGGCGTAATGGTCGGCTTCATCTACAATCTGCGCCAGGAAAAGTTCAAGGATCAGCGGGTTCGCGAAGCCCTCAACTACGCCTTCGACTTCGAAGAGTTGAACCGCACCCTGTTCTACAATGAATATAGCCGCGTGAACTCGTTCTTCTACGGCAGCGAACTGGCGTCCTCCTCCGACCTGCCTACAGGCAAGGAACTCGAGATCCTGGAAAGCGTGAAGGACAAGATTCCGGCCAGTGTCTTCACCACGCCCTACAAGAGCCCGGTCGGTGGCGATTCCACCAAGCTGCGTGCCAACCTGCGCGAGGCGCTCCGTCTCCTTGGCGAAGCCGGCTACAAGCTCGATGGCAACCGCCTGGTCGATGCCAACGGCCAGCAGCTTACCTTCGAGATCCTGCTCAACGGCCCGACCATCCAGCCGGTGGCCAGCTCCTTCATCAACAACCTGCGCAGCATCGGCGTGGACGCCACCGTCCGCTCGGTGGATTCTCCGCAATTCATCAATCGCCTGCGCAGCTACGACTACGACATGGTCTACATGGCCTGGGGTCAGACGCTGTCGCCAGGCAATGAACAACGCTTCTTCTGGGGCTCGGAAGCGGCCAACCAGCAGGGCTCGCAGAACTATTCGGGCATCTCCGATCCGGGCGTCGATGCCCTCATCGACAAGATCATCTTCGCCACTGATCGCGAAACGCTGGTCGCCGCCACCCACGCGCTCGACCGCGTGCTCCTGGCCCACAGCATCGTCGTCCCGAGCTACGCCAGCCTCACCTCGCGTATCGCGCGCTGGGATCGCTTCAGCCACCCCGACAACCTGCCCGAATACTCGGTCGGCTTCCCCTCGGTCTGGTGGTACGACGAAGCCAAGGCCGCCAGGGTCGGCGCCGCCAACTAA
- a CDS encoding ABC transporter ATP-binding protein produces MTAITLKGVKKRYNKSLVVHGVDVEIEAGEFIVILGPSGCGKSTLLRMIAGLEEITDGEILIGDRVVNQLEPRERGCAMVFQNYALYPHMTVGKNIGYSLKVARISKPERDARVMAVAKAVGLEALLDRRPGELSGGQRQRVAMARAMVREPKVFLFDEPFSNLDAKLRVAMRSEVRKLHRQLGVTSVFVTHDQTEAMTLADRLIIMNAGRVEQVGRPIEVYNNPSSRFVADFIGSPAMNLLEGEFDADGLFVHGTGGRIRVESLNGQRVPGRKIVLGVRPEAVRRSDANTAGAIPAVVDYVEELGASRLIHADANGSRLIALDTDTAEIASGTPVHLSLGQEALHVFSAEDGRRINPHA; encoded by the coding sequence ATGACAGCCATCACTCTCAAGGGCGTCAAGAAACGCTACAACAAGTCGCTCGTGGTCCACGGCGTGGACGTCGAGATCGAGGCGGGCGAATTCATCGTCATTCTCGGGCCTTCGGGCTGCGGCAAGTCCACGCTGCTCCGCATGATCGCCGGCCTGGAAGAAATCACCGACGGCGAAATCCTCATCGGCGACCGCGTCGTCAACCAGCTCGAACCGCGCGAGCGCGGCTGCGCGATGGTCTTCCAGAACTACGCGCTCTACCCGCACATGACCGTAGGCAAGAACATCGGCTATTCCCTCAAGGTCGCCCGTATCTCCAAGCCCGAGCGTGACGCCCGCGTCATGGCCGTGGCCAAGGCCGTCGGCCTCGAAGCGCTCCTCGACCGCCGCCCCGGTGAACTCTCGGGCGGCCAGCGCCAGCGCGTCGCCATGGCCCGCGCCATGGTGCGCGAGCCGAAGGTGTTCCTCTTCGACGAGCCGTTCTCGAACCTCGACGCCAAGCTGCGCGTGGCGATGCGCTCGGAAGTCCGCAAGCTCCACCGCCAGCTGGGCGTGACTTCGGTGTTCGTGACCCACGACCAGACCGAAGCCATGACGCTCGCCGACCGCCTCATCATCATGAACGCCGGCCGTGTCGAGCAGGTTGGGCGCCCCATCGAGGTCTACAACAACCCCTCCAGCCGCTTCGTCGCCGATTTCATCGGCTCGCCGGCCATGAACCTGCTCGAAGGCGAGTTCGACGCCGATGGTCTCTTCGTCCACGGCACCGGCGGGCGCATCCGCGTTGAATCGCTCAATGGCCAGCGCGTGCCGGGCCGCAAGATCGTGCTCGGCGTCCGCCCCGAGGCCGTTCGCCGTTCGGATGCCAACACCGCCGGCGCCATTCCCGCCGTCGTCGACTATGTCGAAGAACTGGGCGCCTCGCGCCTGATCCATGCCGACGCCAATGGCTCGCGCCTCATCGCGCTCGACACCGACACCGCGGAAATCGCCTCCGGCACCCCCGTGCACCTCTCGCTCGGGCAGGAAGCGCTGCACGTGTTCTCGGCCGAAGACGGCCGCCGCATCAATCCCCACGCCTAA
- a CDS encoding ABC transporter permease subunit, translating to MIERSPFFDFVSYAAMVIGLVLVLIPFWVVIVAGSQSLQEVARVPFSMLPSSHLMENIQAAWARADLGPKLINSFIVAAGVTIGKITLAAFSAFAIVFFNFRARMICFWAIFITLMLPLEVRIVPTYSIAANALLPFQVLLDTLGITWLVQSVSGVQIALNWNLLNSYTGLILPLIATATGTFLYRQFFMTIPDELVEASKMDGSGPMGFFWDVLIPLSRTNMLALATIMFVSSWNQYLWPLLVTTDRANFGTVVMQLKALIPAQNGTPDWNVTMAGALIIMLPPLLVVALMQRWFVRGLISRDK from the coding sequence ATGATCGAACGCTCCCCATTCTTCGACTTCGTTTCCTACGCGGCGATGGTGATCGGGCTCGTCCTGGTGCTCATCCCGTTCTGGGTGGTGATCGTGGCCGGCTCGCAATCGCTCCAGGAAGTGGCTCGCGTGCCCTTCTCGATGCTGCCGTCCAGCCACCTCATGGAGAACATCCAGGCCGCCTGGGCGCGCGCCGACCTCGGCCCCAAGCTCATCAACAGCTTCATCGTGGCGGCCGGAGTGACCATCGGCAAGATCACGCTGGCGGCCTTCTCGGCCTTCGCCATCGTGTTCTTCAACTTCCGCGCCCGCATGATCTGCTTCTGGGCGATCTTCATCACCCTGATGTTGCCGCTCGAAGTGCGCATCGTGCCGACCTATTCGATTGCCGCCAACGCGCTGCTGCCGTTCCAGGTGCTGCTCGATACGCTCGGCATCACCTGGCTGGTGCAGTCGGTATCGGGCGTCCAGATCGCGCTGAACTGGAACCTCCTCAACTCCTACACCGGCCTCATCCTGCCGCTCATCGCCACAGCGACCGGAACGTTCCTCTACCGCCAGTTCTTCATGACCATTCCCGATGAGCTGGTGGAAGCCTCCAAGATGGATGGCTCGGGACCCATGGGCTTCTTCTGGGACGTGCTCATCCCGCTCTCGCGCACCAACATGCTGGCGCTCGCCACCATCATGTTCGTCTCGTCCTGGAACCAATATCTCTGGCCGCTGCTGGTCACGACCGATCGCGCCAATTTCGGCACTGTCGTCATGCAGCTCAAGGCGCTCATTCCCGCCCAGAACGGCACGCCGGACTGGAACGTCACCATGGCCGGCGCCCTCATCATCATGCTGCCCCCGCTTCTCGTCGTTGCCCTTATGCAGCGCTGGTTCGTGCGCGGCCTCATCTCTCGCGACAAATGA
- a CDS encoding TCR/Tet family MFS transporter, whose amino-acid sequence MNRPLVVIYAAIVLDAVGIGLIFPILPALLQDVTHAENVATYIGIMAALYATMQFVFAPVLGSLSDRLGRRPVLLISLAGAAINYLFLAFAPSLWLLLLGRAIAGLTSANVSVATAYITDISPEQSRARRFGLLNAMFGAGFIIGPILGGALGDYWLRLPFIAAAVLNAGNLLLAYFVLPESRTPTHEKIDLAALNPLRPLRWVLTMKSLLPIIAIFFLLSATGEAYGVAWALWGTDTFGWNGLWIGLSLGTFGVCQTLAQAFLPGPAVKLVGERCTILAGIAGVSVALVIMAFATQSWVVFAIMPIFALGGIGAPALQSLATRQVDESLQGQFQGVLASVVSLASIAAPLGFSGVYFLVREQWPGAVWLSVIVIYALAIPVVLGLRLGKPETSTAA is encoded by the coding sequence ATGAACAGACCCCTGGTCGTCATCTATGCAGCCATTGTCCTCGACGCTGTCGGCATTGGCCTCATCTTCCCCATCCTGCCCGCCCTGTTGCAGGACGTCACGCACGCCGAGAACGTCGCCACCTATATCGGCATCATGGCCGCGCTCTACGCGACCATGCAGTTCGTATTCGCTCCCGTCCTCGGCTCGCTGAGCGATCGTTTGGGCCGGCGCCCGGTCCTGCTGATCTCGCTTGCCGGAGCGGCGATCAACTACCTCTTCCTCGCCTTTGCCCCCAGTCTCTGGCTGCTGCTGCTCGGCCGCGCCATTGCCGGGCTCACGAGCGCCAATGTCTCGGTGGCAACCGCCTACATCACCGACATCTCGCCCGAGCAAAGCCGCGCCCGCCGCTTCGGCCTCCTCAACGCCATGTTCGGCGCCGGCTTCATAATCGGCCCTATCCTCGGCGGCGCCCTCGGCGATTATTGGCTGCGGCTGCCCTTCATCGCTGCGGCCGTCCTCAACGCCGGCAATCTCCTCCTCGCTTATTTCGTCCTGCCGGAATCCCGCACACCCACGCACGAGAAGATCGATCTTGCCGCGCTCAATCCGCTCCGACCCTTGCGCTGGGTGCTCACGATGAAGAGCCTGCTGCCCATCATCGCCATCTTCTTCCTCCTCAGCGCCACCGGAGAGGCCTACGGCGTCGCCTGGGCCCTCTGGGGCACGGATACCTTCGGATGGAACGGCCTCTGGATCGGACTGTCCCTCGGTACGTTCGGCGTCTGCCAGACGCTGGCGCAGGCCTTCCTGCCTGGTCCGGCAGTCAAGCTCGTCGGGGAGCGCTGCACGATCCTCGCGGGTATCGCCGGCGTTTCCGTCGCGCTGGTCATCATGGCCTTCGCGACCCAGAGCTGGGTCGTCTTCGCGATCATGCCCATCTTCGCGCTCGGCGGTATCGGCGCACCGGCGCTCCAGTCTCTCGCCACCCGCCAGGTCGATGAGAGCCTGCAGGGCCAGTTCCAGGGCGTTCTGGCCTCCGTGGTCAGCCTTGCCTCCATCGCCGCGCCGCTGGGTTTCTCGGGCGTCTACTTCCTCGTCCGCGAGCAATGGCCCGGCGCCGTCTGGCTTTCGGTCATCGTTATCTACGCCCTGGCGATTCCGGTGGTCCTCGGCCTGCGGCTCGGAAAGCCGGAAACCTCAACGGCCGCGTGA
- a CDS encoding TIM barrel protein: MGNIIATGFNAGSVDGEFESLEADLRRLADIGVDTVELGLTTLDLVAGGRIIEERADALVSLTSQFDFRYTVHGLVSSNFMDPVTAEHQLDAAKALVELCNRIEAGIIVQHGGCLRAAQIHERAEADLRERDILNELADFARPNGVRVALENIFTTEPGQYRQTPAEIAETVKAVDHPNLVALIDFSHAYIESTYRGLDFREQIAAMAPVAGHLHVHDSFGRPIGFYQPYHPQEATALGLGDLHMPLGWGDIDWEDIFDELDFLPGTVLMMEIGRRYSREQPACLAMARALAGLDDDLTAEAAE; the protein is encoded by the coding sequence ATGGGCAATATCATCGCCACCGGCTTCAACGCCGGTTCCGTCGACGGCGAGTTCGAAAGCCTCGAAGCCGATCTGCGCCGTCTCGCCGATATCGGCGTCGACACGGTCGAGCTTGGCCTCACCACCCTCGATCTGGTTGCGGGCGGCCGCATCATCGAAGAGCGCGCCGACGCTCTGGTGTCGCTCACCAGCCAGTTCGATTTCCGCTACACCGTCCACGGCCTCGTCTCGTCCAACTTCATGGATCCGGTGACCGCCGAGCATCAGCTCGACGCCGCCAAGGCTCTCGTTGAACTTTGCAACCGCATCGAAGCTGGTATCATCGTCCAGCACGGCGGGTGCCTGCGCGCCGCCCAAATCCACGAGCGCGCCGAAGCGGACCTGCGCGAACGCGACATCCTCAACGAACTCGCCGACTTCGCCCGCCCGAACGGCGTGCGGGTGGCGCTCGAGAACATCTTCACCACCGAACCCGGCCAGTACCGCCAGACCCCGGCCGAGATCGCCGAGACCGTCAAGGCCGTCGACCACCCGAATCTGGTGGCACTGATCGACTTCAGCCACGCCTATATCGAATCCACCTATCGCGGCCTCGATTTCCGCGAGCAGATCGCCGCGATGGCGCCGGTCGCCGGGCACCTTCACGTCCACGATTCCTTCGGTCGCCCGATCGGCTTCTACCAGCCGTACCACCCGCAGGAAGCCACGGCCCTGGGCCTGGGCGACCTCCACATGCCGCTCGGCTGGGGTGACATCGACTGGGAAGACATTTTCGACGAACTCGATTTCCTCCCCGGCACGGTGCTGATGATGGAAATCGGCCGCCGCTACAGCCGCGAACAGCCCGCCTGCCTGGCCATGGCCCGTGCGCTGGCCGGTCTCGATGACGACCTGACTGCGGAAGCAGCCGAGTAA
- a CDS encoding YkvA family protein codes for MADAVWARLRQWARSIKRDVIALYVAARDPRTPVIAKVVSGLVAAYALSPIDLIPDFIPVLGQVDDLIIVPLGIIAVVRLIPAPLMAEFRVRAGEIAERPSSRTAAMAIAAIWVIAALLVFWWIYSRLM; via the coding sequence ATGGCGGATGCCGTTTGGGCGCGGCTTCGGCAATGGGCGCGGTCGATCAAGCGCGACGTCATCGCGCTCTACGTGGCGGCACGCGATCCGCGTACGCCGGTGATCGCCAAGGTCGTGTCGGGGCTGGTGGCGGCCTATGCGCTTTCGCCGATCGATCTCATTCCCGATTTCATTCCGGTTCTGGGCCAGGTGGATGACCTCATCATCGTGCCGCTGGGGATCATCGCGGTCGTGCGGTTGATCCCCGCGCCGCTCATGGCCGAGTTCCGGGTCCGGGCCGGTGAGATTGCGGAGCGGCCATCGAGCCGGACAGCTGCAATGGCAATTGCCGCGATCTGGGTGATCGCGGCACTGCTGGTATTCTGGTGGATCTATAGCCGGCTGATGTGA
- a CDS encoding ABC transporter ATP-binding protein, giving the protein MSAPLLSVENLSVRFAQGEQVLDAVKGVSFEIEKGKTLAIVGESGSGKSVTALSILKLLPYPAASHPTGKIVFDGQDLLGISEKKLRGVRGNTISMIFQEPMTSLNPLHTVEQQIGEVLSLHRGMGHSAARARAVELLGLVGIDNPEQRLKAFPHQLSGGQRQRVMIAMALANEPDLLIADEPTTALDVTVQAQILTLLKDLQARLGMALLFITHDLGIVRSLADYTCVMTKGEIVERGPTAELFAHPQHEYTRHLLAAEPKGSAPPSDPSAETIIEAENLRVWFPIRRGLLRRTVGHIKAVDDVAVKVRKGQTLGIVGESGSGKTTLGLALLRLVGSEGRIVFLGRDIEKLSGKDLRPLRGDMQIVFQDPYGSLSPRMSVGDIIEEGLKVHAHNLTPAEREARVAGALEEVGLDPEARHRYPHEFSGGQRQRIAIARTLVLEPRLIILDEPTSALDMSVQARVVDLLRDVQQRRGLAYIFISHDLRVIRALANDVMVMRNGKVVESGPADAIFANPQNDYTRALLSAAFDASVERPVADGGAVID; this is encoded by the coding sequence ATGAGCGCGCCGCTTCTCTCGGTCGAAAACCTTTCCGTGCGCTTCGCCCAGGGCGAGCAGGTGCTCGACGCGGTAAAGGGCGTCTCCTTCGAGATCGAAAAGGGCAAGACCCTGGCCATCGTCGGCGAAAGCGGCTCGGGCAAATCGGTCACCGCCCTCTCGATCCTCAAGCTCCTCCCCTACCCCGCCGCCAGCCATCCGACCGGCAAGATCGTCTTCGACGGTCAGGACCTGCTGGGCATCAGCGAGAAGAAACTGCGCGGCGTGCGCGGCAACACCATCTCGATGATCTTCCAGGAGCCGATGACCTCGCTCAATCCGCTCCACACGGTCGAACAGCAGATCGGGGAAGTGCTCAGCCTCCATCGCGGCATGGGCCACAGCGCTGCGCGCGCCCGTGCCGTCGAGCTGCTGGGTCTTGTCGGCATCGACAACCCCGAACAGCGCCTCAAGGCTTTCCCGCACCAGCTTTCGGGCGGACAGCGCCAACGTGTCATGATCGCCATGGCCCTCGCCAACGAGCCTGACCTGCTCATCGCCGACGAGCCCACCACCGCCCTCGACGTAACGGTGCAGGCCCAGATCCTCACGCTCCTCAAGGATTTGCAGGCCCGCCTCGGCATGGCCCTGCTCTTCATCACCCACGATCTTGGCATCGTCCGTTCGCTGGCCGACTACACCTGCGTGATGACCAAGGGCGAGATCGTCGAGCGCGGCCCCACGGCCGAACTCTTCGCCCATCCCCAGCACGAATACACGCGGCACCTTCTGGCCGCCGAACCGAAGGGCTCCGCGCCGCCCTCCGACCCATCGGCCGAAACCATCATCGAAGCCGAAAACCTGCGCGTCTGGTTTCCGATCCGCCGCGGGTTGCTCCGCCGCACGGTCGGTCACATCAAGGCCGTCGACGACGTCGCCGTGAAGGTGCGCAAGGGCCAGACCCTCGGCATCGTCGGCGAAAGCGGCTCCGGCAAGACCACGCTGGGCCTTGCCCTGCTTCGCCTCGTCGGCTCGGAAGGCCGCATCGTCTTTCTCGGTCGCGATATCGAAAAGCTCTCCGGCAAGGACCTGCGTCCGCTACGCGGCGACATGCAGATCGTCTTCCAGGACCCCTACGGCTCCTTGAGCCCCCGCATGTCCGTGGGCGACATCATCGAGGAGGGCCTCAAAGTCCACGCCCACAACCTTACGCCCGCCGAACGGGAAGCACGCGTAGCCGGGGCGCTTGAAGAAGTCGGCCTCGATCCCGAAGCGCGCCATCGCTATCCGCACGAATTCTCCGGCGGCCAGCGCCAGCGCATCGCCATCGCTCGCACTCTGGTGCTCGAACCGCGCCTCATCATTCTCGATGAGCCCACCTCCGCGCTCGACATGAGCGTGCAGGCACGCGTCGTCGACCTGCTGCGCGACGTCCAGCAGCGGCGCGGCCTCGCTTACATCTTCATCTCGCACGATCTGCGTGTCATTCGCGCGCTGGCCAACGACGTGATGGTGATGCGCAACGGCAAGGTGGTGGAGAGCGGCCCGGCCGACGCCATCTTCGCCAATCCGCAGAACGACTACACCCGCGCGCTGCTCTCGGCTGCTTTCGACGCCTCCGTCGAGAGACCTGTCGCCGACGGCGGCGCCGTCATAGACTGA